In Candidatus Moanabacter tarae, the genomic stretch TGTCTACGAGTCGATTGGACGAGAAGAACTAACAAATCTCGGCGATATTTTAGACGAAGCCACGAAATAAAAATTGCGTGGCTTTAACCTTTATCTCTTTGGAGGGAAGGGAGGTCTAACCTGTGACAAAAAGATAGGGAGTTTGGGTCTTCCTGTTTGAGAAGGCGTGGTTGTCTAGGCGCGAAGTTTTGTAGGATTGGATCATTTTCTCGGAGTTCTCGCTTCTTTAAATGAGTTACGAATCCAATTTTTTTGCCATTTTTACGGCGGAGAACATAGCTTTGGCTTTGTTCAGTGTCTCTTGAAACTCTAAATAAGGCTCTGAATCGGCCACAAGTCCAGCGCCCGATTGGATATATACGGTATTATCCTTTAGAAGAGCAGTTCGAAGTGCGATGCAAGAGTCTAGATTCCCGTCGTAGCTGAAATAGCTAACCGCGCCTGCATAAGGGCCTCTCTGTTGACGTTCCAACTCACTAATGATCTGCATAGCTCGTATTTTTGGGGCTCCACTCACGGTTCCCGCAGGGAACGTTGCGCGCATAAGGTCGTAGGCAGTCCGGCCTAGGGAGAGCCTTCCTTCCACCTGTGACACTATATGCATTACGTGGCTATAGCGTTCGACTACCATGTATTCCGGCACTGTCACGCTTCCAAATTCGCAGACTCGACCCAGATCATTACGGGAGAGATCTACCAACATAAGATGCTCCGCTCTTTCTTTATCGTCTGACAGAAGGTCTTCTTCATAATCAAGATCTTCCTTGGAGGAATTGCCACGAGGCCGTGTTCCCGCTATTGGTCGCGTTTCAGCTCGACCATCGGTAAGCCGTACGTGTACTTCCGGCGAGGCGCCGACCAAGGCAAATTCGGCAGCTTCATAGAGAAACATGTAGGGGGAGGGATTTACTGTCCGAAGAGTGCGGTAAAGGTCGAGTGGAGAATGGGAGAAGGGTTCTTCGAACCGCTGCGAGAGCACGGCTTGGATGATGTCCCCTTCAACTATATACTCTTTGCTGCGAAGGACCAGATTCTCGAACTCCTGTTTTCTAAAATTGCTTGGCGGGAGAGCGATCTTCCCGGGATCGGAAAGTGGAATAGGAGCAAGACGTCTTTCCTGTTGAAGAGTGGTGTAGAGATTTTCGATTCCGGCAATCGCGGTGGCGTAAGCGGACGCAGCATCATCTTCGATATGCGCGTTGATAAGGAGACGCAAAGTTTGTTTGGCCCGATCAAAAATCACAACCGTGTCCGTGATCATAAAGTGAAGTATTGGCATATTATGGGGATCACATTCAGCAGGAGGGACGGTGGGCTCAATACAATGAATATACTCGTAACCAAGAAAACCCACAGCGCCACCGATAAATCTCGGCATACCTTCGATTGCGACAGGGCGGTAATCTCGCATCTCCTTTTCAACCACCGTCAAGGGAT encodes the following:
- the trpE gene encoding Anthranilate synthase component 1, with translation MKIFPSKEEFLRLAQKGNLIPVYSDLMADFETPVSVYSKLNRTGPAFLLESIEGGANLFRYSIIGCQPRKILNIYLDHTELIDRNGQITQIKTPADPLTVVEKEMRDYRPVAIEGMPRFIGGAVGFLGYEYIHCIEPTVPPAECDPHNMPILHFMITDTVVIFDRAKQTLRLLINAHIEDDAASAYATAIAGIENLYTTLQQERRLAPIPLSDPGKIALPPSNFRKQEFENLVLRSKEYIVEGDIIQAVLSQRFEEPFSHSPLDLYRTLRTVNPSPYMFLYEAAEFALVGASPEVHVRLTDGRAETRPIAGTRPRGNSSKEDLDYEEDLLSDDKERAEHLMLVDLSRNDLGRVCEFGSVTVPEYMVVERYSHVMHIVSQVEGRLSLGRTAYDLMRATFPAGTVSGAPKIRAMQIISELERQQRGPYAGAVSYFSYDGNLDSCIALRTALLKDNTVYIQSGAGLVADSEPYLEFQETLNKAKAMFSAVKMAKKLDS